In Rutidosis leptorrhynchoides isolate AG116_Rl617_1_P2 chromosome 2, CSIRO_AGI_Rlap_v1, whole genome shotgun sequence, one genomic interval encodes:
- the LOC139891955 gene encoding translation factor GUF1 homolog, mitochondrial-like produces the protein MAYQLNKASKSIQLTNHIRRNRYHSLGLPYFSSIQHGFCTNSRNNNSNNRKEDNNVVDLNQYPTDKIRNFSIIAHVDHGKSTLADRLLELTGTIRRGHGVAQYLDKLQVERERGITVKAQTATMFYNYDSKDCNQSYLLNLVDTPGHVDFSYEVSRSLAACQGALLVVDAAQGVQAQTVANFYLAFESNLSIIPIINKIDQPTADPERVKEQLKSMFDLDPSDVLLTSAKTGQGLEHVLPAVIERIPPPPGKSDSNLRMFLLDSYYDEYKGVICHVAIVDGSLRKGEKITSAATGQSYEVLDVGIMHPELRSTGFLLTGQVGYVVSGMRTTKEARVGDTLFHTRTIVEPLPGFKPAKHMVFSGLFPADGSDFEALSHAIERLTCNDASVSVARESSTALGLGFRCGFLGLLHMDVFHQRLEQEYGTHIISTVPTVPYIFEYSDGSKVEVQNPAAFTSNPKVQVVASWEPTVLATIIIPSEYVGAVITLCCERRGEQLEYSFIDSQRVLLKYRLPLREIVVDFYNELKSITSGYASFDYEDSEYVVSDVVKLDILLNGQSVDAMATIVHKLKAQRVGRLLVDQLKKFIDRQMFEITIQAAIGSKVIARETISALRKNVLAKCYGGDVTRKKKLLEKQKEGKKRMKRVGSVDIPQEAFHAILKVS, from the exons ATGGCGTATCAGCTCAACAAAGCCTCAAAATCAATCCAATTAACCAATCACATACGCCGTAATCGCTATCACAGTCTAGGGTTACCTTATTTTTCTTCAATTCAGCACGGCTTCTGCACCAATTCAcgaaataataacagtaataatcgaAAAGAAGATAACAATGTGGTTGATTTGAATCAGTATCCAACAGATAAAATTAGAAATTTCTCAATTATAGCTCATGTTGATCATGGTAAATCTACGCTTGCTGATCGACTGCTTGAACTCACCGGTACTATTAGACGAGGTCATGGTGTAGCTCAGTATCTTGATAAGCTACAG GTTGAAAGAGAAAGGGGAATCACAGTTAAGGCTCAAACAGCTACCATGTTTTATAACTACGATTCAAAAGATTGTAACCAAAGCTACTTACTAAATTTGGTTGATACACCTGGTCATGTGGATTTTAGTTACGAAGTATCGAGATCTTTAGCTGCATGCCAAGGTGCCCTTTTGGTTGTTGATGCAGCTCAAGGTGTACAAGCGCAAACAGTTGCTAACTTTTACTTGGCGTTCGAATCTAATCTCTCAATAATACCCATCATAAACAAAATTGATCAACCAACTGCTGACCCAGAACGTGTTAAAGAACAGTTGAAATCAATGTTTGATTTAGACCCAAGTGATGTACTTTTGACATCTGCGAAAACGGGTCAGGGTCTTGAACATGTGCTTCCGGCTGTTATAGAACGAATACCTCCTCCTCCTGGCAAGAGTGATTCGAATCTTCGTATGTTTTTGTTGGATTCTTATTATGATGAGTATAAGGGGGTGATATGTCATGTGGCGATTGTTGACGGGTCTTTGCGTAAAGGTGAAAAAATTACGTCGGCAGCAACGGGACAATCGTACGAGGTTTTGGATGTTGGGATTATGCATCCGGAACTTAGGTCTACGGGTTTCCTTTTAACGGGACAAGTGGGGTATGTTGTTAGTGGCATGCGTACAACTAAAGAGGCTCGTGTTGGAGATACATTGTTCCATACCCGAACGATCGTAGAGCCTCTACCAG GGTTCAAGCCTGCAAAACATATGGTTTTTTCTGGTCTTTTTCCTGCGGATGGTTCTGATTTTGAAGCACTTAGCCATGCCATTGAAAGATTAACATGCAATGATGCCAGTGTATCTGTTGCCAGAGAGAGCAGCACAGCACTTGGTCTTGGTTTCAG GTGTGGCTTCTTAGGATTACTTCACATGGATGTTTTCCATCAACGTCTTGAACAG GAATATGGAACTCATATAATTTCTACTGTTCCAACCGTGCCATATATATTTGAGTATTCAGATGGGAG TAAAGTAGAAGTACAAAATCCAGCTGCATTCACTTCGAATCCTAAAGTCCAAGTTGTAGCTTCTTGGGAACCTACAGTTTTGGCAACAATTATAATCCCTAGTGA GTACGTCGGAGCTGTTATTACTCTTTGCTGTGAACGAAGAGGGGAACAACTAGAGTATTCATTTATTGATAG CCAAAGGGTGTTGTTGAAGTACCGTTTACCTCTAAGGGAAATTGTCGTTGACTTCTACAATGAACTGAAAAGCATTACGTCTGGTTATGCATCATTCGATTATGAAGATTCAGA GTATGTTGTTTCTGATGTAGTGAAACTTGACATTCTTTTGAACGGACAATCTGTAGATGCAATGGCAACTATCGTTCATAAGTTGAAGGCACAACGTGTTGGCCGTTTACTCGTAGACCAGCTCAAGAAATTTATCGACAG GCAAATGTTTGAAATCACAATACAAGCTGCTATTGGGTCGAAAGTCATTGCAAGGGAGAC GATATCGGCGTTGAGGAAGAATGTTCTTGCAAAGTGTTACGGTGGAGATGTTACAAGGAAGAAAAAGCTATTGGAAAAACAAAAAGAAGGAAAGAAAAGAATGAAACGTGTCGGGTCTGTTGATATACCTCAAGAGGCGTTTCATGCTATCTTGAAGGTATCATAG